In Nostocoides sp. HKS02, the DNA window CCCCAGGCGATCGCCGTGGGCGCGAACGAGCCGGGCTGGAACCGCTTGTAGGAGTTGACGTTCGGCGCGTAGAGGAGCGTGAACTCGCGCATCGTGGCCTGGACACCGGCGACGAAGTGCTCGAACACCGTGCTGCGGCCACCCTCGCGGTCATCGTCGGCGAAGACGATCTGGCCGTCGGTCCCGCGCAGGGAGAGGTGGATGTGGCAGGAGTTGCCCTCGCGCTCGTCGAACTTCGCCATGAAGGTCAGCGACTGCCCGTGGTTCGCGGCGATCTCCTTGGCGGCGTTCTTGTAGATGACGTGGTTGTCGCAGGTCCGCAGCACCGAGTCGTAGAGGAAGGCGATCTCGTGCTGCCCCAGGTTGCACTCCCCCTTCGCGCTCTCGACGGTGACCCCACCGGCATACATCTCGTTGCGGATGTCGCGCAGCAGGGGCTCGACCTTGGTGCCGCCGAGGATGGAGTAGTCCACGTTGTAGCGGTTGGCCCCCGTCAGCCCGGAGTACCTGCGGTCCCAGGCCTGCTCGAAGGTCTCCTCGAAGACGATGAACTCCAGCTCGGTGCCGGCCAGCGCCACGAAGCCGAGCTCCGCGGCGGCGTCGACCTGCGCCTTGAGCACCGCGCGGGGCGAGGGGCGCACCGGACCGCTGCCGTCGAGCCAGGACAGGTCGCACTGGACCGTCGCCGAGTAGGGCTGCCCGGGCGTGCGGCGCAGCGTCGCGAGGTCGAGGTCGAACATCATGTCGCCGTAACCGCGCTCCCACGAGCTGATGGCGTACCCGTCCACGGTGTTCATGTCGACGTCGACGGCCAGCAGGTAATTGCAGCCCTCGGTCCCATGACCCAGCACGGAGTCGAGGAAGAACCGGCCGTGGATGCGCTTGCCCTGCAGGCGGCCCTGCATGTCGGTGAACGCGACGATGACCGTGTCGATGGCACCCGACTCGATCTCGGAGCGCAGCTCCTCGACGGTCAGCTGCGGTGGTGTCGTCATGTCGTCTCCTTGTGGCTCATCCGAGCAGTCCACGGAGCAACGCCGAGGTGGCGTCACAGTGCTCTTCCATGGCGGCCCGGGCCGCCTCGGGGTCGCCCGCCAGGATGGCCCTGACGATGGCGTCGTGCTGGTCGTTGGAGTGCTCGATGTTGCGGCGCAGCACGGGGATGGCGCTGAGCAGCTCGTGGACTGCTGCCTGGGCGCGGGTGACCGCCTCGATCAGCATCGGCGAGCCCGACATGGTCGCCACCGCGAGGTGGAACCGGCTGTCGGCGAGGCGGTGGGCGGCATTGTCCGGCGCCTCACGTGCTGCCTGCGCGCTCTCCAGCAGCCACGCCCGTTGGTCGGCCGCCAGCGAGCGCGTCGCCGCGAGCGCCGCCGCCCCAGGCTCGACGACCCGCCGAAAGTCCATCGCGTCGGCCAGCGCCGGGCCGGTACGCACCGGGGCGTCACCCGTCCCCGGCTCGAGCCCGGCATAGGTGACGATCGTCCCGCCACCGCGGCCCCGCCGCGTCGCGACCAGACCCGAGTCACGCAGCGCCGCGATGGCCTCGCGCAAGGTGTTGCGGCTCACGGCGAGGCGCTCGGCCAGCTCCCGCTCGGGCGGGAGCTGCTGTCCGTCGGTGAAGACGCCCAGCCGGATGGCCGTCGCCAGCTGCTCCACGGTCGCCTCGAACGCGTTGCCCGACGTGGGCCTCAGCACCACGTCGGACAGCGAGGTCAGGCGGTCCACGGCGTTCACCTTCCGATCCAATACCCGGCGGTTGGCCGCGTCAATGGTCTGGATTAGAACCATTGATGACGAAATGGTCAGCGGAACGTGTCGGCGACGTCGACGTCCACCTCGACCTGGTGCTTGGGCCCGGTGAACCACTTCTTCGCCGACAGGTGCCAGAACGCCCACAGCAGGGCCATGGCTCCGAGCACCACGATCGGCGTGTAGTTCACGAACTTCCAGGCGAAGTCCTTGTCGAACGGGTTGCCGGTGTTCACCGTGGGCAGCATCGCGACGACCGAGGTCACGATGATCTCGATGACGGCCAGCGGCGCGAGCCAGCGCCACTTGCGGCCCAGGTTCCACGAGCCCTGCTGGAAGGCGTCGCCCGCGCGCCAGCGGTAGTAGATCGGGATCGCGAAGGCGACGTAGAGCCCGACGACCCCGATCGACACCACCGCGAAGAAGGCGATGGGGACGTAGATGGGGGCGGCGTCGGTGCCGATGTTGACCTTGACCAGGGCCGGAAGGGTGATCAGCACGGCGACGAGCGCGGACAGGATCACGCCGTTCACCGGCACCCGCTTGGCGCTGAGCTTGGACCACAGCCGGGACCCCGGGACCGCACCGTCGCGGCTGAAGGCGAAGAGCATGCGCGTGGTCGAGGTCATGCACGCGGTGGTGCAGAAGAACTGGCCCGCCGTCGAGATGAGCAGGATGGTGCCGGCCCACTTGCTCGAGAGCGCCTGGCTGAAGATGGTGGCCACAGCGCCGCCGCCCTTGGTGACCCCGGCCTCGTCCTGGACCGCGAACAGGAAGGTCAACAGGAGCACCCAACCGCCGATCGCGGAGTAGGCGATCGACTGCCAGATCCCTTTGGCCGCAGTGTTGGCCGCGCCGTGGGTCTCCTCTGATAGGTGGGCCGAGGCGTCGTACCCGGTGATGGTGTACTGCGTGAGGATGGCGGAGATCGGCAGGACGTAGAGCAGGAAGCCGAGGCCGTGCGTGCTCCCCCCGATGAAGCCGGTGTTGTTCACGGTGTGGGTGAACACCGACGAGACACTCGCGTGGTGGGCGGGGATGAACCACAGGATGAGGATCACGGCCAGCGCGCCGAAGACGTGCCACCACACCGAGATGTTGTTGAGCACTGCGAGCAGGTGCGCCGAGAAGATGTTGATCAGCGACACGAGCACGAGCACGCCGATGAAGTACAGGAACACGCGGTTGAGGTCACCCGGCGTGTAGCCGCTGTCGAACGACCCGATGGTCAGGTCGAGGAAGGTCGCACAGCCGTAGGCGAC includes these proteins:
- a CDS encoding glutamine synthetase family protein → MTTPPQLTVEELRSEIESGAIDTVIVAFTDMQGRLQGKRIHGRFFLDSVLGHGTEGCNYLLAVDVDMNTVDGYAISSWERGYGDMMFDLDLATLRRTPGQPYSATVQCDLSWLDGSGPVRPSPRAVLKAQVDAAAELGFVALAGTELEFIVFEETFEQAWDRRYSGLTGANRYNVDYSILGGTKVEPLLRDIRNEMYAGGVTVESAKGECNLGQHEIAFLYDSVLRTCDNHVIYKNAAKEIAANHGQSLTFMAKFDEREGNSCHIHLSLRGTDGQIVFADDDREGGRSTVFEHFVAGVQATMREFTLLYAPNVNSYKRFQPGSFAPTAIAWGTDNRTCALRVVGHGAGLRVENRVPGGDVNPYLAVAGMLAGGLHGIREELPLEPAFGGNAYASDKARVPSLLSQGRDLFAGSAVARAAFGDDVVDHYAHAAQVELNAFNAAVTDWERIRGFERL
- a CDS encoding FadR/GntR family transcriptional regulator; protein product: MDRLTSLSDVVLRPTSGNAFEATVEQLATAIRLGVFTDGQQLPPERELAERLAVSRNTLREAIAALRDSGLVATRRGRGGGTIVTYAGLEPGTGDAPVRTGPALADAMDFRRVVEPGAAALAATRSLAADQRAWLLESAQAAREAPDNAAHRLADSRFHLAVATMSGSPMLIEAVTRAQAAVHELLSAIPVLRRNIEHSNDQHDAIVRAILAGDPEAARAAMEEHCDATSALLRGLLG
- a CDS encoding amino acid permease; this encodes MASVTDLSEDERRLAELGYKQELDRSWSGFSNFAISFSIISILAGCFTTFGVGWNNGGPAAIAWGWPIISLFILAIGLCMSELVSAYPTSGGIYWWASKLGGIKAGYYTGWLNLIGLLAIDASVAYGCATFLDLTIGSFDSGYTPGDLNRVFLYFIGVLVLVSLINIFSAHLLAVLNNISVWWHVFGALAVILILWFIPAHHASVSSVFTHTVNNTGFIGGSTHGLGFLLYVLPISAILTQYTITGYDASAHLSEETHGAANTAAKGIWQSIAYSAIGGWVLLLTFLFAVQDEAGVTKGGGAVATIFSQALSSKWAGTILLISTAGQFFCTTACMTSTTRMLFAFSRDGAVPGSRLWSKLSAKRVPVNGVILSALVAVLITLPALVKVNIGTDAAPIYVPIAFFAVVSIGVVGLYVAFAIPIYYRWRAGDAFQQGSWNLGRKWRWLAPLAVIEIIVTSVVAMLPTVNTGNPFDKDFAWKFVNYTPIVVLGAMALLWAFWHLSAKKWFTGPKHQVEVDVDVADTFR